ctaatttccaatatttatcattttgtGTTAAgaatgataaatatttgaattctaATTGTAAAGTAGTGAATTCAGCTGTGGAAGAAGCACCATCATCAACATGATTTCTAATTGGATTACCAGTTTGCAAATTAATACTTGAATAAGGGATACCAATTTCTGAATATTCTAGGGATAAGATTAGACGGTCCCCTAAATCAACAgctttttctaaataaacGTTTGGATTACCGATTTGTAATTCAgtagaataataataagctGATAAAAGACCACCCAGCATTCTAATGGTAGTCTCGAAAACGTTTACTGGAGCATTAATATCATAATCTAAAGTATTTTGTATCCAATCTTGAGCTTTCAAGATAGcttctttaaattgttCATTTCTTGAAGCAATGGAATCTAATTTGGATTGATCAATAGAACCATCAGTAGTCTTGTAAAGGGTCACGTTGACATTTTCTGCAAGAGTATAATTATACATTTGCATCATTGTATCTAGAGAATCGACAATGATCCACCCCATTGGTTTATCATCACCAGTGAAGTTTCTATGATTATGAGAGATTGGAGCATAAATATCTGAACCGTAACCGTATTGAGTATAATCGTTCCAggaatttaaaaacatGGATTCAATGGATTCCAAGATTAAATTATTGTCGGGCAATTCTGGTTCTGGTTCTAAAAACACTTTGGCAATAGACAGAAGAATTGCCACAACTGCTGTAATAACAGCAAATGCTTGATTTGAAAACATGATGTGTTGGCTGGTTCTGAAGAGGATAGGAATTTTAgggaagaaaaaaatttttttttactaaaataacgtgtatatatataaatgtatatatatatatatattctattttttgCCACCGACAAATAAAGAATGTGGGAGTGACACTTACCCTAAACGTGGTGGTGTGCCCTATAAGAATGGCAGTCGGGCCCTAGGCAAACCCTAAGCACGACTATAAttaggtaaaaaaaaaaaaaagaaaaaaaaaaacataaataataataaataatatactataaaaaaaaatcgatGAGTTAAGATACATAGCATAAAATGAGTGatgaattttattatcagcTACATCATCGATGTGATTTGAACCTATTGGAATTAGATAATGAGTTATTggaaaatttgaaatttcctcaaataaatgatgaatttggTATCATTTACCGACGTAATCCATATTACTACAAGAAAGTGATCAAGATTCTTATTGATCAAATGGAAAAATGTGATACgattgatgaagaaattggTGAATGGTTATACGAAGAATATGTCAAATTGATTAGTGAAGATACAAAAGTGAAACAAGCATTAAACCCTACATTCAAAGATATAGTACGATACGAGTTTGGCAATGAGAGattgaaaatagaaatgGAGGAAACGCCAAATGTGATTAGTGGTAATGGAACCACTGGATTACGGACATGGGAAGCTGCATTGTATATGATATTATATCTTTTAGAACACCCTGTACGGGGGAATGTTGTTGAGATTGGTGCCGGTACTGGGATGGTCAGTATTGGTATAATGAAGATGCAGGGCCAAAATATATCCAGTGTTTTAGTGACTGATGGTGATGAGTATGTGgcaaataaacaattacCCAAGAATTTCCAATTGAATGGTATTGTTGATGATACAAGAGTGAAGTTCCAAAAGATCCGCTGGAACGAGGATCATCTGGTGAACGGTGATGGTCCAAATGTAGATTATTTAGTGGGTGCTGATGTAACATATGATGTGAGTGTCCTTGATGATTTAGTTTGTTGTATAGAGGAGATCATGGCCGAAGGAGTCCGAGAATGTTTAATTAGTGCGACGCGCCGTAATCCGGAaactttattagaattCGAACGGTTGTTAGTGGCAAATGGATTGCAATGGGAAGTGGTCAGTGATAGTACAATGGACTGTCCAGAGTTACAAGCATTATTGAATCGCCCGATGATTGGACCAATCTTGATATATAGTATTACAAAACAAGAATAGATagatacaaatatatatatatatatatatatatatatgcataataaacaaatagTTGTGTGATCTTTCTGACACTCGAGAATCATTTTCTGTTGAAACAACAGCATTCCGCTCGAGTTCTTATAAAAATCCCAATTACTCTTTCCTACTCGCGTATCGCAATGGCCAAGTGGGTTTAATATCTTGGAAATTGCACTGTCTAATGCGGAGGATCACTTTTGGACAAAGTTAATTGGTCTTTTCtgaaaatcaataaaaaataaaaataagtcTTCTTTTAGattagaaaataagaaatgtctctttaaaaaaatagatatcAATAGATCGTTGTATTTATAATGCTCCGAAATTGATTTACCCGGTACGGGAAACCACCGAGAACCGAGAAATGAGCCACGGgaaaaaacaagaaatttaaaaactaGGGCAAAAAGCAAAGCAAAGCAAAGCAAAGCAAAGCAAAGAACATGGCAAGAAAAAGCCGTCGGGCGTGACGGAAAGATCCGTCGGGAATGACGTTATCGCCGTACGCATGGGAGATCTCACGACATCGCTATCCCTTTTTGCCATCGCCATCCCTTTTTGCCATCGCCATCCCTTTTTGCCATCGCCATCCCTTTTTCAGACAAATCTCGCAGCAATCTTACGTAAGACTGATCCTGGGCCTTCTGTAGCCTGTCAGTACGGAGCTTCTCCACAGCACTAAAAGCGGCGCAGTCCAGATGTAGCAACCGACATGCCGGGAGATTGGCTTCCGTTTTAGGATGTGTGAACGTGGTATGTGGGCCAGATCCGGCGATCTACAGCCCTAAATCGGAAAACACGAATGCCCTAGGGTTCTTCAGCGTGGAGAATTGCCGCGGGATATCGCCGGAAACGGCCAACTCGGAAAAGAAAAGACAAGGGAATAAATTTAGAATATAGTCGGCCAATTTATTACACTCGGCTCATTAATTGCCAATCGGCTTGTGGGATCTGGCAGGGTTGTGTGGCAGAGAAATGGGCGTAGCGACATTGTCCGTCCAGTACAATCGCGTAGGATGCGAGTGCGGAGACTACTGTGAAGGACAGATCTGGCAAGACTCGTGGTACGGGATTTTCACTACAGAAAATGGAGGAGGCATGTGGTGCTGCGCCTGCAGAGAAAATGGCGGAGCACGAGGGCCCACACGGAGAAAACAGCGTAGCACATTCGCACAAGCATCGAAGAATGTTGCGTACAACCTTTGGAACAAAGCAAAGAGcaataaagataaagaaagataaagaaagataagaagaagaagaagaagaagaagaagaagaaagtaTATAACGAAAAATTCAatcgtttcttttttccgAATAATTGACTAGACAAAATAGTTCCCTTTTCTTATTGTCATTTGGACaccaatttatttatttttttttatttttcattttctgcATATACTGACTGGGTTGCTAcattaaagaattagaggttactatatatacatatgtTGTTATGAGCAATGCCTAAAGATCGTGGcaataattgtaatacaaataaaaatacttgTAATATCAATAGTAATAACCTTTGTTCAATCCAACCCCACACAAACTCCCCCTTTGAAACAACTATAACAACGTCACACCCTAGAACACATTCACAGACACTCCATTCCTCCATCATGTTCGTGACTTCACAGCCTGCTCTGGATATCCCCACGCTACAATCCACCAAGAAAGATTCCGAATCCCCCATAAACACCAACCGTATAACCAAGAAGCTACCTATCCCTTTGAAATCTAGAATCATCAAGACAAATAAGCCAAGACCGTATATTTGTCAGACTTGTACTCGTGGGTTTGTAAGACAAGAACATTTGAAAAGACATCAAAGATCACATACCAATGAAAAACCGTTTCTTTGTGTCTTTTGTGGGAGATGTTTTGCTCGTAGAGATTTGATCCTTAGACATCAACGAAGGTTACATTCCTCGTTGATGACCAATGATTCAATGAATTCCACTTCTCATAACACTACTCCGACTActcaaaataatacacCAATTACAACCCATAATATAACTTCAACTTCATCGAATTCTCTAATGACGGATACTAGCATCTCTTCAAACGTAAATACTCAACCTCTCGTAGAGAATTCTGCAAATACAGCCGACATTCTCGAAATCAATcctaatattattcaaataacgGGTAATAAAAAGACAATCTTA
The window above is part of the Henningerozyma blattae CBS 6284 chromosome 2, complete genome genome. Proteins encoded here:
- the EFM3 gene encoding protein-lysine N-methyltransferase (similar to Saccharomyces cerevisiae YJR129C; ancestral locus Anc_4.352); protein product: MSDEFYYQLHHRCDLNLLELDNELLENLKFPQINDEFGIIYRRNPYYYKKVIKILIDQMEKCDTIDEEIGEWLYEEYVKLISEDTKVKQALNPTFKDIVRYEFGNERLKIEMEETPNVISGNGTTGLRTWEAALYMILYLLEHPVRGNVVEIGAGTGMVSIGIMKMQGQNISSVLVTDGDEYVANKQLPKNFQLNGIVDDTRVKFQKIRWNEDHLVNGDGPNVDYLVGADVTYDVSVLDDLVCCIEEIMAEGVRECLISATRRNPETLLEFERLLVANGLQWEVVSDSTMDCPELQALLNRPMIGPILIYSITKQE